In Candidatus Woesearchaeota archaeon, the genomic stretch CTCCACCACATACTGAACTGCCGAGATCTTCATTGCAACTATCGGAGTGCCTGATGCCATCGCCTCGACGAAGACTCCCCCAAAAGTCTCGAACTTGGTGGGCATGTAGTAAACTCTTGCATGCCTATATAAAGATTGGAGCTCTTCCGAGGATACCACCCCGGTGAATTCCACGTGGTCTTTTATGCCTAGATCTTCAATCAACCCCATTATTTTAGCTTCGTATTCTTCACCAGTCATAGACTCGTTATACATCATTTCAAATTCATTATCTTTTCCTTTGAAAAATTTTCCTACAATTATGAGTTTAAGCTCTTTTTCTTTTAATACTTCAGAGACAACCTTCAGGGCAGAATGAAGATTCTTACGATCCCGCCACCATTTGGATACCGTTAAGATGTAATTATCTTTATCATATGTACAGAGATCAAAATTGGTACCCCAAGGTATTATGGAATAATAACATACGCTTAATTTTTTTATTTTGGATAAACTGTCAATCTCATATTTTGTCGCACCTACTATTTTATCAAATAAAAGGATCTGTGAAAAGATTAAGGCCACCCGCATGAAGTCTTTGATTGTTTTAGAGATCGACCTGTGAATTCTTGGGGCTA encodes the following:
- a CDS encoding glycosyltransferase family 4 protein, translating into MKNTAMIIKEIINNKPDLLIIYHHFGSPLTSMLLIISKILHIKTIAQPDFNGYLAPRIHRSISKTIKDFMRVALIFSQILLFDKIVGATKYEIDSLSKIKKLSVCYYSIIPWGTNFDLCTYDKDNYILTVSKWWRDRKNLHSALKVVSEVLKEKELKLIIVGKFFKGKDNEFEMMYNESMTGEEYEAKIMGLIEDLGIKDHVEFTGVVSSEELQSLYRHARVYYMPTKFETFGGVFVEAMASGTPIVAMKISAVQYVVE